A region of Chelonoidis abingdonii isolate Lonesome George chromosome 8, CheloAbing_2.0, whole genome shotgun sequence DNA encodes the following proteins:
- the B3GNT5 gene encoding lactosylceramide 1,3-N-acetyl-beta-D-glucosaminyltransferase: protein MFVSSRKVRKCQFVQILATCFVLSLMIFWTPLDNHIVSHMKSYSYRYLINSYNFVNDSLSLSRENLDRVARYRYLINHKEKCQQQEVLLLLFVKTSPENRHRRDAIRQTWGNEKYVYSHLNANIKTVFALGRPTDHMQRAQMQRKLLLEDQKYNDLIQQDFLDTFHNLTLKLLLQFGWVNAYCPHAKFIMSADDDIFIHMPNLVAYLQSLVEIGAQDIWIGRVHRGAPPIRDKTSKYYVPYEMYQWLSYPDYTAGAAYVISSDVAAKVYEASQTLNTSLYIDDVFMGLCANKMGIVPQYHVFFSGEGKAPYHPCIYNKMITSHGHVDDLHHLWKQATDPKVKSFSSRFLGRLYCKIINIMLLCKLRYEDTYPCSAAFS from the coding sequence ATGTTTGTTAGTTCCAGGaaagtcagaaaatgccaatttgtgcAGATTCTTGCCACTTGCTTTGTACTGTCTCTCATGATTTTCTGGACACCACTCGATAATCATATTGTGAGCCATATGAAGTCCTATTCTTACAGATACCTCATAAATAGCTACAACTTTGTGAACGATAGCCTGTCCCTTAGCAGGGAAAACCTGGACAGGGTAGCAAGATACCGATATTTGATCAACCACAAGGAGAAATGTCAACAGCAAGAGGTCCTCCTTCTATTGTTTGTAAAGACTTCTCCAGAAAACCGGCATCGGCGAGATGCAATTCGACAAACCTGGGGTAATGAAAAATATGTATATTCTCATCTTAATGCCAACATTAAAACTGTTTTTGCTTTAGGACGACCAACAGATCATATGCAGAGAGCACAGATGCAAAGAAAACTTCTATTAGAAGACCAGAAGTATAATGATTTGATTCAACAAGACTTCTTGGATACTTTTCACAATCTTACCCTTAAGTTACTTTTGCAGTTTGGATGGGTGAATGCATACTGCCCACATGCCAAGTTCATTATGTCTGCAGATGATGATATTTTTATTCACATGCCAAATCTTGTTGCGTATCTCCAAAGTCTAGTGGAAATTGGTGCTCAAGATATCTGGATTGGGCGTGTCCATCGTGGAGCTCCTCCCATAAGAGATAAGACTAGCAAATACTATGTTCCATATGAAATGTACCAGTGGCTTTCTTATCCTGACTACACAGCTGGAGCCGCATATGTAATATCAAGTGATGTAGCAGCTAAAGTATACGAGGCTTCACAGACCCTTAATACAAGTCTTTATATAGATGATGTTTTCATGGGTCTCTGTGCCAATAAAATGGGAATTGTACCACAATATCATGTATTCTTTTCTGGGGAAGGAAAGGCTCCATATCATCCCTGCATCTATAACAAAATGATAACTTCTCATGGACATGTAGACGACCTTCATCACCTTTGGAAGCAGGCAACAGATCCAAAAGTCAAAAGCTTTTCCTCTAGATTTTTGGGTAGACTATATTGCAAAATAATTAACATTATGCTTCTTTGCAAACTACGGTATGAGGACACATATCCCTGTTCAGCTGCATTTTCCTAA